TTTTGCAAAGATGTTGGCGCCTACATGGCCAAAACTCTTGAATTTTCACGAACGAGTTGTGAAACCACTGCGGATAATGGTTGATCACTATGAATATATGGTTGATTAACCAAATCCTCTATCTCCAAACTGCGGAAAATGCTGCGTCACGGACATCGCTGACAATGCCCGACCGATTTTATGCTTTCAGTTTTCCGCTAAAACGTATAAGTAGACGATAGAACGCGAATCGTTTCCACCTCAGAGCTTGCAGCGGGAAAGGCGATTTtgatgccatctagcggccagtGCGGGACTGAAACGTTCACGCcatgacaataaaaacaaaacaaaacaaaaaaaacagacacGAAGACATCGatggcaaaaaaacaaacataccAGAGGTACAAGTTCTCCTCGCTGCATAATATCCGTCAGTTGTTTACCTCTCTCCGAGCCGGACGCAACTTCATCTCGCAGAAGATCACCcgactaaaaataaataatataataataaaaaattaagaatCATTTTGGAATTgcagataaaaaaataataataatagctAATGATACTTTGTGTTGCAATTAAACTTACCGACAGGTGGGTGTAGCCGTATTTTTCGACAATCTTGGCGCATTGAGTGCCTTTACCGGATCCTGGCCCGCCTGTCCAACACCAACAACAATTTAATACCCATGCATATGAATCGCATCATTAAAGGATTTAGGAGATTAAATTTCGATTGAATATCAGATAGCACAGCGCCGTACCGCCCTCTACTGATTCCAGTTATGTTTCAACGCTGGAAGTGTAACGTAAAAATTGTTTCGACACATGAATTATGTGATCTGTATAGTCTACTGACCTAAGATAAAGATGATCGGCAAATTGGCCTGGCGGAGGGGAGTGATGTCAATCGTAGAGCGCGCTACCGTAGGAGCCTTCCATTTTAAATGTAGCAAACAAAATCGTATTCTTTAATATATATAAGTTGCGAATAAGGCggacgaaacaaaaaaaaaaacgtttcttAATCATTTGAGTTTTGCCTTTTCATGAAATACCATTAGAAACCATGTAGTAAACACTAGACACCGGCAACGATTGGACATTATAATCATTGATCCATGTGTTGGCTTAAAAAAACTATATTTCGTATATCGAATCCtgcgtgatttttatttttttaacgttaaatCATTTCACACTTTTGTTCGTTTTCCAACGCGCGATGGTATAGAACCCAGCGCTAAAgcttataataaaaaaacagagGGAAGGGAAAGAGCAAAAGGAGGTCGTATCAAAAAGATGAACTGCTTCGTCTTATACAGAGAGCGAAAGTCTGATAACGTTCTTTCATAGCCCATGGGTGTGATAGCGAGTTTCGTTTCAACTTTCACTCTGCGTATATTTGGCTGACTttaatacaaataaaaaacggaaaaataaAAGCGTTACCATGGTGATTTGCAGGGGAAAATGGTCGTTGTTGGCGAATGCGAAAGTCAGACTCTTGTAGTTTTACGCTTAATAATGTACACTGTCTGCTTGGTCTTCGACACTCTTTCACGTCGGCTGAAAAATGGATGCGTTCGGGAAGCAAAAAATTGTGGTCTCACTGTGTGCCTAGCTCGCTCGATGGCCGGGCAACGATGTACGTGCGGCGTGCAGACGCTGCTACACGGCTGATGTTCAGTGTCGTTTGGCCGCTGTCCAGTGAGTCTGCGCAGTGCTGTCGGCAATCCAGAGAAAACGACTGGTGTGATATTTCGTTAAAGCCCCGTTCTTGTTTTCGTGAGCTGCGCTTCTTTCAACCCATCTCACGTCTAAATATAGGACACTGTGCGTCCTAAAGTGTTTGGAGATCACGAGGCGGAATGCAAATGCTGAAAAGGAAATACTTGAGCTACGAATCCTGTGAAAGTTATCGGATTTCGTTGGATGTTCTATTGTCCTGTATATAACAAAAACGGTTATATATTCCCTGTAGATGTGGAAGGGCCTCCCGCGTGATATAGAAAGCACGCACCCCAAATACAAGGAATCAAAAAATGAGTGTATTGAATATTTATCTGAGCATGGCGTGTTGGTCATAATTCATGAACAAATGGGACTCGAAACCTATATGGTACATGATGACAGTGTATCTGCATTGGGATGTCTAAAACATATGTGATATTCTACATCATCTAATGCTAACTTTACCAGATTCAAAAcacagattttcttttctttttgtgagTCACGATGAGCTTGACGGTTGTGGATCACTTAATTATTTACTAGAAATAGATGAGCACCCAGCGGCACATCGTTTGTGGCTATAAGGACATAACATTGTTGTATATGTTCTCCGAATACGTAGACATGCAAGTAATTCATATTAATTTGTGCGTCTATGTAATAGGAGTCACGGTAATTCGTGACAATACGacgaaatttttttcacgAGATTTGCAGGACATTTCCAGGTAAAAACTATGAGCttttcagtttgtttttatCATGTGACAATTCGTTGCGTCAACAGcccgctttttcttttttaaaagggtAAGGTTCGATGGGGGAAATTCGGATCCAATGttatcatttaaaaatattcataaGTTTAGTTGAATTCACTtctttacatttttgtttaaggCATATGGTGAACCTAGGACGGATAAACCCAGTGTGGGGCATTTATAGGCtatatatagctatatacCTGTAAGCGAATGTCCTTTTACAAAGTCCTAGTTGGCTGACACTAGTCAAGCCGGGCAActaatgtaaaattttatTGATTAACATCATCTAGTAGACTAAATTAGCTGAAAATAATCTGGTGTAAGCTGAGGACACTCACACCAAATCAAAACAAGGTGGAATATATACCGTGCGTATTCGTGaatttaaatgattttgaGTTCGGCATACGCCTATATGTGGTATAAATCCAAATATATATCAGTTCAAGACTCGCAGTGTCTTGAATGGCCATTCGATTTTGCAGTAAGTTTAACTTGCCATTCACTGCTACTTATACTTTACTTAATTATTGTTTTAAGGCCTCTTCAACCTCGATATCCTGCAGTGCAGGTGTTTCCTTATTCTTATCTGTAGCACTTTTGGGATCTTCTGTTATGATgtttttgatttcttcttcaatcATCATGTCGACGCTGTCGACGCTTTGCTGGCGCTTCACAGCACCGTTTTGGTTCACATCTTCGTGTAAGGTGTGAATGACAACTTtggtttcttcttgttctgAATGTATCTCCGTCACAGCGCTTTCTGGTCTTTCGGAAACCTTTGGATTCTGTGAAACGGGAAGTTCGCCCAACGCACTCGAAACAATGCCATTGACTTCTTCTGCTAAATCATCAAAGATTTCGCTTGGTGATCTTTGGCCGGCTACCTGaggtagaaaaacaaaagaatgacAGTTTCAGAAATTTCACGAGACCGTACCAAATGGGCATGGGTGTATAGCAACAAAAACTGAATAATGGCTATTGAATTATGAAAGGTTAGCTCGACTATATAGGTTGTTTTTAATGGAAACTCATGAGGTCGTACGTATCTTTACGACAAAATGAATGGACTATATAGAAATGGTGGCATAAAGTCGTACTATGTGAAGACGTCCTTGCTGATCGAAGAACTGGGCGACTGGTATGATGTTGGACTTGTAGTTAGTCATTTCAAAACGAGCCAAATTGATGTCTATGTCGCCAGTTTTTGCTCCTAACTGGATTTGTCGCTCTAGACTGCGGTCACTCCAGTCCAGGAGAATAACAGCATCAACACGTTGAACCTGTACACCGACAAATGATTTCAAATGGAAGACACAAATCGATGACAAACAAGCAATGGACGTAAATGGTAAATCGATTATCTTGAGCTGCGCGTTTAATGATTTTGTCCACTGACTTACCCTCGCCAAAAATTCGACTACGTCTCGCATATTCCTAGGATACCCTGTGACGATCATTGCTGAAGAGTCTTTCGTGCCAGACATTAGTTGAATTAAAATTTCGAGAGCCTTGTAGGCTGGGACGATGTTGGGGTCTCTGCTGCCTGTGGGCATTGTTCAATTAATAGTTAAACTTTTGAAGCAATCCAAGTTGGCAATGGTTCGCAATTAAGTATATCATCCGGATAGGGAAAACACGATGCATGAGCTTTACCTATTTCTGAAGCTACTTTTAAATATTCCGATTGCATGTTGAGGTGAAAAAGGCGAGGGTCGAGTCGCGTTAAACGATCGCAGTGAGTAATTTTCCCCGATCCTGGCCCACCTTTAATAATGCCGCATTGAAAACCACAATGAAGTCATTAACTATAGTTAATCAACACGTTGCATTAGAGACTGATAGCTGTGGTATATGCTGGCAATATAGGCATTGGTAATTTTCAAgttgaaaatattaataccTAAGACAAATAAGATAGGAATTTCCGGTAATTCCGAATCGATGGGaacgatttttctttgaagtGTTAGGGGGATTCGTTTTGGCGGTCCCGGTCCGGAACTAGATGATTCGGTCACTGTATGGTTACTTTCTCCCATCATGTTTTCACTCACAACCATAATTGGTTCAGACATGGTGCGTGCTTGATTTTGTACGCGCTGATACCGGAACGAGCCATTTGACTGTCTTGGCCATGAACCAAAAGCTGTTGGGCTGTCATCAATGTCTCGACGAATAATCAGTTGATTTCTCCCTGTGACAAAAGACAAAAGGGAGCTAGGATGATGCTGAAATGTAATTTACTTTTATAAAAATGACTCCTATACcctaaattcttgtgtaagtGTTAGGCTAAGATTTGACGAAAATATAAACGTTCTGGTATAGCTAAGTTGGAAAATACAATAACAGTGCCAAAAATTGGTGAATTGAGATAACGTGTTTACTAATTTGGCAGTGGTGTTCATGCAAGAAAATCTTACTTATATTAATCCgtttctttaaaagaaaatgatacgGCACTTGCATTGGCTACCACTATTGCGAAATTTGAAACTGTATGGTTATTTATCACGAATTAAAGCCATGATACAAAATTAAGctctttttttaagttttcacTTAAAACTGTTGGGCAAGTGTGATGaagaaacaaacatttttagTAAAAAGCACATAAATTTGAAACCAGAAATCTTACCTGTATCCATACAGATGCCCATGGCTGTCACGACTATAACGGTTGCCTCATAGACGCAGTATGGTGACTTTCTGTTTCAAAGACAGCAAGGAAATGAAGTGTATCGCTGGAAGTTCAAATATTCTGTACACGCTACACATATCGTATTGTGGGAGAGACGGAGCCTTAGTATTGGTTACCACCAACATGTACGAGCAGCACAATGGGCTACGCGACAACATCCATGTGCAATATTTATGAACCGCAGTCATGCCAGCATTCCCAGAGTCACGAGATTTAGCTACAAATACTAGGCTGCAGACTACCATCTAGATCGATGTTAAATACCCACATCAGATCTACCCGTCGGGTCTGCTCCAATTCATCAGATGACCAGTTGCTATAGTATCGACTCAGTGTTCTTGAGCATATCCGCCCTTATTTTATCATTCAACTGGGCCGGATAAACCTGGTGGCCATGGGCAGGGCATCCATTATTTAACAGTTTCCCTAGATCATGCAAGTTGACAATAATAAGACTTTCTGTGCTGCAGCGGTTGATGTATGCTCAATCAATTTGCTCAAGGTTTCGTTATCGGAAATCCAGCCTTGTATTCATTTCATTGCAATATGTTGCAGCCGTAGGTCACCGATTTACTTGGAATGAAATCAACACAAATTCTGGGCTAAGACAGAACAGCTGATCGGCTGCTGTGCCAGTGTTAGATTTTAAGCACTTCTTATTAATTAACCACGTAGAATTTCTTCTCAAACAATTTATACAAATAAAACgtataattaatttttaatttcaatgaAATTTCGGTCAGCAACATAAATGTATTATTTCTTAATATTCCCACTTTCGCAGTTAGTTTCGCTGTATGGGGCCTGTCCCTACCATCTGCAACGTACTGTTTTTTTGTAAGGGCTGTCAATTTTGTGCTAACTAAAATGATTTATCGTCCAATTCAAACTGAACAAAACATAGACCCTATAATTATCGCCTgagttaataatttttttgtttggaattATTGCCCTAATTACGCCCTATTGCTGGCATGTTACTTGTAACAAAGTTATTAGGTATATTTCACAAATGGCTTATTTTACGAGAAGAAAAATCATTACTTTGAATtaagcattcaattaagagTATAAAATGTGATTTTCAAccaattccaagagatgtcgttttttgcagattttgagaaaaaggagaagggaagcctttccacttttccatttttcgcaaaattctagatttagtaaaaaatacATTATTTACACTCACAATTGAACGGCGATCCCAAACATTTACTTTGTTTTCATGTAGGacttgtatttttaaataaacctAAAGAAACAGGTTAACAAAGTTGTGGAATGTGGATGATAAGTATAAagcgatttttttcttttaaatttgttgTATCTTATAAAACTCGTCAAGTTAGAAAAGAATGGCAATGTTAATACAGCACAAATGCTTATTTAGctgtaaattaaaattaaatttgtctTAAGGCTAATTTAATTTGCCTCTTGATTTTGGGATACCCGGCCATCTTGTGAGGGGTGGAGCCTAAAAAAGCATGCATGATGCATgactttttagtttttacgTTTTTAGGTAGTATCGTTAGACGTTAgagttagagtagtccatgccTTGACCTTCGTTTGTCTGGCAGTTCATGCGATTGACGTTTCATATTTCATTTAGTTGGATTTTTATCCATAATTCAAGTGTTATTTAAATGTATGCAATATTAGTTGATCAATCAGTGCtgccttttattatttagatTGTATATTTTGAAACTTATCAGTCAATGTACAATAATAGTGTTCTGCTGAGATTCTCGTTAGTGTTGCCCAACCTATTCTTAATGCGTTAACGAACAAATTTAGAATGGTTGATAAAAATCGCCTCGTTGCTGCCTTACTATTAAAGAATGACAGCTCTGCTCATCACTGTTCATGGGGACAGCAATTGGATAAAGAAGTTTTACACTCAATTGAGATTCCAGAACTAGGAAATCTCCATGTGCCTCTAGCCATAGAGGTTTGTTTTGTATCTCCAGCCATTATCATAAATCTAAAAAATCACTTTCATTAGTcactattaaaattaatttctaCATAATTTTACACAGGATGTAGAAAAACTGAAGAGCATAGCTGAGCCTGCCCTTCATGGCAACGGATTGAATGTTGTTTTGGACCCAAATCTAAGAAAGGGATGGCAAGTTGCAGGTATGAGAATATCAGGATTGTTTCCAAAAGATTCTCTACAAAAAACTCTAGGAGAACTGTGTGCTAAAGCATTACTCAATCTGAAACTTGGTTGGCTGTTAGAAGATTGTGATAGTAACACTGTAGATGCTTACATTGACAAATTAGTTTTGTATGAATCTGGAGGACACTACAAGAGGCATCGTCATTCGGAGTTGGAACAAGGTATTTGGAACAATCCATTATAATTTTGTAATGTATAAGTAATCCTAAATCTTTTAATCCAGGTATTTGTGGTGTAGTGATTCTCCAGATACCTGTTGAAAACGGGTTCAACGGTGGCCGACTAAAAATCGAACACGGTTCGTCGACGGCGCACTACGAATATCACGAAGGTAGTAATCATTGTCACTTTTTGACGGCCTTCCGCTCTGGGTGTAAGCACGAGCTAGAACCCATCAAATCTGGCTGGCGAGTGACTTTGATGATAAACCTTGTATGGAGAAATGCCTTCGATGTTGCAAAAATTCCGCAATCAGTACAGCTTATTCCTGTTATTCTCGAACTTTTAACCGAAATACGGGAGTCGGTCGACCCTTGGTTTAAAGGTATCCATCAAACCAAGCATGGCAAGCCAGTAATAGAGAAGACAGATTGTTGCGATATACTTCATGCATCTGAGATTTCCTCGGATGTCGTCGAACAACTTAGTGAACTAGTCAACAAAACCCAAATCAGTTATAATGGTAGGTATGACAAGTTACACGTTTACTTGTAGAATCAGCAAATGTTATTGTTCTAGCTGAAGCAGCCTCACATCATCGACATGAGGAGTTCAACAACGATCTTTCCTTTTCTCCACCTTTTGAACTAAAAATTACCAATATTGCACGTTTTCATCAAAGAAATCTCGAGTGGCAACAAAGTATCACAAAGAACCTTTCAATATaaacctttaaaaaatctaaacaCAGTATTTTGTTATGTAGGTGCTGATTTTGACGATGGGGAGAGAAAACCATGTGTCACGCATGGGCAACATCAGAAAGAATCAATCGATATGCTCGTTTTTCTGCTGGAGAACGACTACACATTGACGGACCTCACTTTCTTTGGGCTGAAAGGGCAAGATGTTCGGCTTGCTCGTTTATTGTTGGGCGGGAATTTTCTCGAAGTCCATTTAGCTATTTTGAACCATTCAAGATCGCAAGTACCTTTCGGCGAAAATCCTAGTTTTGTGGCTAAATTGGAGCATTGGGTTAATTCTAGCAATATGTTGGTGCCTTTTAAAAATGTGCAAATTAATGCTAACCAGATCGTGAGTGACTTCAAAACTAAATCACAACACCGAACTCACCaagaagaaatcgaagaaaaaaacatgaattttCCGCAGTTTGCGTATCACCAACCAGTACTTGTGATTTGGCCGAAATACCAATCATTTCGCATCAAATGCCTTTATGCATTTGATGTTTTACTGGATGAATTAGAACATGAATTGCAAATAACAAGTCACCAGAAAGCTATTGAAAATCTACGCCGCATTATATCCGTATGCCGCGATGAaccattgactgtgtttctCGATTCGGCTGGCGTTCCTGGAGAGCGTACCTGTCGTCTTCTGCgtctttgcatttttctcCGGGCACGGCAAGAAGGATTGGATTTACTGGAACTTATGGGCATGGATTTTACCAACGAAGATGAGTGTGAGATAGACAAAGAAGTTCGTTTTGAAGGAATTCGCAGTAATGAAGTGGCTTTGTTGGTAGCTGAATTAGAGTGCCAAGTGACAGGTAAGACTAAAATTAGTAATCGTTAAATTTAAACATCGCTGGTGTTATAGTAAttattttgattattatttacTTGTACGTATTTGTGTAGGGTGGTCTGCCTGTTCAGGTTTTGTCTTAAAAATGATATCTCCAGTTAGACTGTCAAGTCAGTTAGCGTACATAATCTGCTTGGCGGACCATCTCATGGATCGTTACTGCTCAGAAGGTGCACTAAAAATCCTGGACCGTGTAGCTTACCTCCTTCCTAAACTCAACACATCCTCCATCTCATCCCTTGGACAGACGGATATTGATTCATATGTCAACTTCGTCATTGAGTGTGAACGAGATCCAAAAACGGCTAGTGCTCAACGGGTCGTGTGTTTTACGACCCTTTTCCCTCGCCTGGATTCATACCAACAGTGTCGCCTGATTGTTGATCTCCGGAGACGGATCCGATTTGGTGGCATTCATTCGTGTATGCAACTTTATCAGCAAATGTGCCGTGCTCTACCATCGTGCGATTTACACGCACCTGGACCTATAAAGAACGTAATTGTAGCTGTTGTGAGTAGCTTTTTTCAACTGGGAGACCCGGAACTCATTCTTCTCCTTATGAATAAGATATGTCTGAAATCGACCAGTTCAAATCAATCAGCAGAAGAAAACAACTTGGTCGATGTACTATTGTTATCACATGAAATCTGGGAATTGGCAACGTCGTCCGACTTAGGGAAGACCATGCTTTCTAACCTAGTAAAGGCGCAGACTTCATCTCTGCTCTGCATGTTGGATCAACTCACCATTCCCCGCCAAGAAATTGTTTCAGCATGGCATATCAGGGAAACGGAACTCGTAGTGCCAAATTTTAAAGCCAAGACTAGTTTGCTGGATAATTTATCGCAACTGGAACTGACGAGTGATCACAGCAAACTCATCCGTGATGCACGATTAGCTTTGATTGTTGCCTGGATTGATGGACTGTGTCAGCAATTGGATCGGGAGACGCCAGTAGTTACACCGCACCCGAATGATCCACTTCAGCTTAATGTAACTGAATTTTTAAGAACTTTTATCCAAATGGAAAAAGTGCACCATCAAGATGGTCGACAGCCTATTTTCGTAGACTTTTCGCGCCTCTTTTCGAAGATGTGTTTAACGAGATTATGCAAGCTTATACTCGATCTTCGCCAAACAGAATCAGCAGCATCGATCGACATGAGAGTAATTGCCTCGTGTTTTAATCTATGCAGAGATTTAAGTCGCCAATTTGTGGAAGGAGATATTATTTCC
This genomic interval from Daphnia magna isolate NIES linkage group LG8, ASM2063170v1.1, whole genome shotgun sequence contains the following:
- the LOC116929459 gene encoding uncharacterized protein LOC116929459, with product MGICMDTGRNQLIIRRDIDDSPTAFGSWPRQSNGSFRYQRVQNQARTMSEPIMVVSENMMGESNHTVTESSSSGPGPPKRIPLTLQRKIVPIDSELPEIPILFVLGGPGSGKITHCDRLTRLDPRLFHLNMQSEYLKVASEIGSRDPNIVPAYKALEILIQLMSGTKDSSAMIVTGYPRNMRDVVEFLARVQRVDAVILLDWSDRSLERQIQLGAKTGDIDINLARFEMTNYKSNIIPVAQFFDQQGRLHIVAGQRSPSEIFDDLAEEVNGIVSSALGELPVSQNPKVSERPESAVTEIHSEQEETKVVIHTLHEDVNQNGAVKRQQSVDSVDMMIEEEIKNIITEDPKSATDKNKETPALQDIEVEEALKQ
- the LOC116929419 gene encoding LOW QUALITY PROTEIN: uncharacterized protein LOC116929419 (The sequence of the model RefSeq protein was modified relative to this genomic sequence to represent the inferred CDS: deleted 1 base in 1 codon), translated to MVDKNRLVAALLLKNDSSAHHCSWGQQLDKEVLHSIEIPELGNLHVPLAIEDVEKLKSIAEPALHGNGLNVVLDPNLRKGWQVAGMRISGLFPKDSLQKTLGELCAKALLNLKLGWLLEDCDSNTVDAYIDKLVLYESGGHYKRHRHSELEQGICGVVILQIPVENGFNGGRLKIEHGSSTAHYEYHEGSNHCHFLTAFRSGCKHELEPIKSGWRVTLMINLVWRNAFDVAKIPQSVQLIPVILELLTEIRESVDPWFKGIHQTKHGKPVIEKTDCCDILHASEISSDVVEQLSELVNKTQISYNAEAASHHRHEEFNNDLSFSPPFELKITNIARFHQRNLEWQQSADFDDGERKPCVTHGQHQKESIDMLVFLLENDYTLTDLTFFGLKGQDVRLARLLLGGNFLEVHLAILNHSRSQVPFGENPSFVAKLEHWVNSSNMLVPFKNVQINANQIVSDFKTKSQHRTHQEEIEEKNMNFPQFAYHQPVLVIWPKYQSFRIKCLYAFDVLLDELEHELQITSHQKAIENLRRIISVCRDEPLTVFLDSAGVPGERTCRLLRLCIFLRARQEGLDLLELMGMDFTNEDECEIDKEVRFEGIRSNEVALLVAELECQVTGWSACSGFVLKMISPVRLSSQLAYIICLADHLMDRYCSEGALKILDRVAYLLPKLNTSSISSLGQTDIDSYVNFVIECERDPKTASAQRVVCFTTLFPRLDSYQQCRLIVDLRRRIRFGGIHSCMQLYQQMCRALPSCDLHAPGPIKNVIVAVVSSFFQLGDPELILLLMNKICLKSTSSNQSAEENNLVDVLLLSHEIWELATSSDLGKTMLSNLVKAQTSSLLCMLDQLTIPRQEIVSAWHIRETELVVPNFKAKTSLLDNLSQLELTSDHSKLIRDARLALIVAWIDGLCQQLDRETPVVTPHPNDPLQLNVTEFLRTFIQMEKVHHQDGRQPIFVDFSRLFSKMCLTRLCKLILDLRQTESAASIDMRVIASCFNLCRDLSRQFVEGDIISFMKPSTELAVKIAKWLFWLGDEVVSERFAHKICTCVSLEEENLFVKKWISSSKLWSLTNSAPASLVAFHILLDRHIGYLKTVKEPVFSFEQPLAELPTYPEVEAFLRSSNEKMSYHKLASIFHARGFADDLTKLCLNNGWCSLKARAMGSTRSAWCEIIKTQDMHHANMQQFQAVQQELSKMLSLRENLGHKTLGGKGDAEKMSDFNTSNNCILFSSGKCEKKEPEIIVISD